The DNA window AGATGGTTCATCCGTATGGTCAcattgtcctccaaagtctcCAGCTTTGGTTGGCAAATCACGATCATTATATATCGGGTTATTACAACCTCCATCCAAGGTATTAATTTCtgattcattttcatttttatgaCAGAAATTGTCATCAACTTCTTTGCCGGTATGTTCTCCACTCACTTCTATCTCACTCTGGTTTAAACAATCTCTTTCAACAAAAGAACCCCAACTCATTTCGGCAATATCCGTATTTTTACCCACAATTCCTTGCGAATCTTGATCATCAGATAACAGACTCTCCGAATCCGATTTCGACTCGGAACGCGCTTGGCAAATTCTTTCCGACTTTTTAACGACTCTCCCCGATGTCCCATTGATCATTTCGCCTGTTGCCTTTTTTAGCGAACCCGTTTTATTGTTACAGTCATTGCGCACTTTACTGCCTATCAAAGAGCCCATCGCTCCTTCTTTAAAATGGCTCCTCTCGACGCCATTTGTATTTCGACGCTTCCCTTTGCTTAAGCCTTTGCTATTTTTCTCATTCAGCGATTCCGACTGACTCGTGCTTGTCCGTGAGCGGCTCCGGAAGGACTCCGCAAAATTCCGCGTTTTCCGCAACAAAATCTTGATAAAAGCCTTCCTGAAGTCATTGCTTCTCCAGCAGTAAATAATAGGGTTACAGAACGACGACGTGAAAGTCAGGATCTTGACGAAAGCGTTCACGAAACCGCGACTCCCCGCAAAGGATTCTGGGAAGCACCAAGGGCACACCTTCTGCAAGAAGTAATAAAAACTCGATGGAAACCAGCAAACGACGAATAGACCAATCACAATCATGATAGTGATGTTGGCTTTGCGCTCTCGCCCGTCATTGGTGCGTTTCTCAGTCATTTGGAGCGTTTCTCTCACCGACGCGCGCTCTCGGGAGATTTGCGCTAAGTGCGCACGCGCAATGAGGTAGATATACACATAGCACGTGACTATGAAAAGGAAGGGGATGATGACGTTGGTGATAATAACCATCACGCTCCACCACGAGGTAGGGTGATAGTTGCATTCCCGCGGGACGCCCGAGGACAGAGGCAGGAACGGGAGGACTGAGACGAGCACGGAGTCGATCCAGATCACCACCAAGGCGATCACCACGCGAGCATGCGTCACCGTCATCATGTAGGTCAGCGGGCATTTCACGGCGAGCAGGCGCTCTACGCTGATGACACAGAGGCTGAGGATGGACGCGTAACCAGTCAGAAAATATGAGAATCTGGAATGGAAACAAGAGGAGGGATGGAGCAATCGTAATAATAGACTTGGGAAGGAGTTTTAGCTTAAGTACTGGTAGGATTTTCTAGGAGTTTTAGCTTGGGTACTGGTAGGGGTTTCTAGAAGTTTTAGCTTGGGTACTGGTAGGGGTTTCTAGGAGTTTTAGCTTGAGTACTGGTAGGGGTTTCTAGGAGTTTTAGTTTGGGTACTGGTAGGGGTTTCTATGAGTTTTAGCTTGGGTACTGGTAGGGGCTTCTAGGAGTTTTAGCTTGGGTACTGGTAGGGGTTTCTAGGAGTTTTAGCTTGGGTACTGGTAGGGGTTTCTAGGAGTATTAGCTTAGGTACTGGTAGGGGTTTCTAGGAGTTTTAGCTTTGGTACTGGTAGGGGTTTCTAGGAGTTTTAGCTTAGGAACTGGTAGGGGTTTCTAGGAGTTTTAGCTTGGGTACTGATGGTGGTTTCTAGGAGTTTTAGCTTAGGTACTGGTAGGGGTTTCTTGGAGTTTTAGCTTGGGTACTGGTAGGGGTTTCTAGGAGTATTAGCTTGGGTACTGATTGGGGTTTCTAGGAGTTTTAGCTTGGGTACTGGTAGGGGTTTCTAGGAGTTTTAGCTTGAGTACTGATAGGAGTTTCTAGGAGTTTTAGCTTAGGTACTGGTAGGGGTTTCTAGGAGTTTTAGCTTGGGTACTGATAGGAGTTTCTAGGAGTTTTAGCTTAGGTACTGGTAGGGTTTTCTAGGAGTTTTAGCTTGGGTACTGGTAGGGGTTTCTAGGAGTATTAGCTTAGGTACTGGTAGGGTTTTCTAGGAGTATTAGCTTGGGCACTGATTGGGGTTTCTAGGAGTATTAGCTTGGGTACTGATTGGGGTTTCTAGGAATTTTAGCTTGGCTACTGGTAGGGGTTTCTAGGAGTTTTAGCTTGGGTACTGGTAGGAGTTTCTAGGAGTTTTAACTTGGGTACTGGTTGGGGTTTCTAGGAGTTTTAGCTTGGGTACTGATGGGGGTTTCCAGAAGTTTTAGCTTAGGTACTGGTAGGGGTTTCTAGGAGTTTTAACTTGGGTACTGGTAGGGGTTTCTAGGAGTTTTAACTTGGGTACTGGTAGGGGTTTCTAGGAGTTTTAGCTTGGGTACTGATGGGGGTTTCTAGAAGTTTTAGCTTAGGTACTGGTAGGGGTTTCTAGGAGTTTTAGCTTGGGTACTGGTAGGGGTTTCTAGGAGTATTAGCTTGGGTACTGGTAGGGATTTCTAGGAGTTTTTGCTTGAGTACTGGTAGGAGTTTCTAGGAGTTTTAGCTTGGGTAGAGGTCAGAGGGAAATGACATGTACCCCACCATGCTTTGTGTGCTGGGTAGTGGTAGGAGTTTTATAGGCTAGGTCTCCAGGCCTGGTTACATTGTGTGCTGCCCCGGACTAGGATGGAAGAGAATTGCGGGGCATCGAAACCACCACGGCTGGAAACTGAGCTTAGGGTTCCAATCAAGCGCCTAAATTCTCCTTCTCGAATTGGTTCTATTCATCTCCAAGCATGCTCTTCATCAGGCCTCGAGGGTCTAGTGTGTGTGTAGAGAGTGAGACAGACTTGAGTTCAATTGCAGCCCCGTACAAATACAACAACACCGCAGGTAGCATTTGCTGGTATCTGCACTTTACATTAATGCAACGAGGAGCTGAGAGAAAAGCCAAATGCACAAGGCGGCGATTGCAAAGTTAAACGATGCTGGTACCGTTCGCAAGAGACAATCATCCTCTCTCCCACACAGCTCTTGCTTTTCATATACAGTAGACACCCATAAACTCAAACACAGACAACTCCAACACCCCGCTAACTCAAACTAGCTTTGAATTCCCGTCTTTAACTTGTTTCCCCTGGCCCTTGAGAGCTTTATTTAATGGGGTCCCACTCTACCTGAAAGCGTCACAGACGAACTGATAAAACGGACCCTCAGTCACGAACTTCTTGGCAACATAAGAAGGCATAGCAACCAGGCCTGCCAGCAGGTCCGCCAGAGCGAGGCTGAAGATGGAATGGTAGGTCACGTGATGTAGGGAGGGCTGGATATAGATAGCGATGCAGACCATCAGATTACCGACCACCGTGCCCACGGCCTGAACCAGTATAATCCCCACTATGGGTCCCAGGGGAAGGTCATCGTCGTACGGGTCGAGTGACGTATTAGAAGTATTCATGACGTAAGAATTTTTTTGTGACGTCGCACTTTGTCAAGTGACGTGAAACTCCCTTCAGCTACGTCATCGACCAGGGTTTTTCGTCGTATCTTGTTGACTTTCTTCAAGCACTGCCCCGGTCAGAGGCTCAAGGCTCATATTGGAGATGAGACAAATACCGCAGATCGCTGTAAGATAGTAAGgacttatttaaaaaagcatATAGATTCATAAGTATGGTGGCAAAATTATGCGAACACAACTAGAAAAAATACTACTGAGGCTTCTTAATACGTTGACGAGTGCGGACTTTTAAAAGTCCATTAGAAAGCGGCTTTTAGCCCTATGAAACTGGGTTGATATTCTATaatcagaagaaaaaataaataaattatggataaatataaatcaaattgcCAGCGTACGTACTTTAGTTGATAAAATTATAATCGTAAAAGTGAATTCACGAGCCGACATCAATATACACTATCTTCAAACAAGTCCCTCGTCGTTATCCCATTGATGTCCTTATAGATGTTTCATTACTTGTGTCGTCGCTGGGATACTCTGGGGGATATTTTTGCCCTCGTGGTCCTTAAGATTTACATTGTGTGGATGGACAATCTATAAAGATTAAGTCTGTCTACCAGAAAGATGGTTTTTAATACTGGTTAATCTGCCCAAGtgtgaaagaaaaaagcagaaacaacaaaaagataaaattacATCGCCAAATAGCCCCCAGAAGTGTAAATGATGTCATGGCCTAAACAAGCTTTGTCCatcttttcttgaaaaaaaaaaacccatttGCAATTAATCTctttaaaaatagaaatagaatCTAAACAAACAAAGTagttttcaagaaaaaacacAGCTTTAAAATGGCTTTAGTCGCTTGCGGTTAAATGTCTTTAAGCATGAATTAACATATCTTAAGGTTATACAGCATAAACAAAAAGGCTTAACTACAGAAATCCATCTATAATCCCAACATCATTATCTATATGGAGCACATAACATGATAGCTTaaaatatattgtttaaaattTTACAAAAACAGGCACTTACCCTGAGAAGTTAGGCCAAACTGTACATAAAAACCAAGAGGGCATAAGatatatcttatgctctcttgtaGAAACTCATCAATATGTAGTGAATTTACCCAATTTAATGACTTGGTCAAAAGGAgc is part of the Nematostella vectensis chromosome 13, jaNemVect1.1, whole genome shotgun sequence genome and encodes:
- the LOC5505182 gene encoding histamine H2 receptor, with the translated sequence MNTSNTSLDPYDDDLPLGPIVGIILVQAVGTVVGNLMVCIAIYIQPSLHHVTYHSIFSLALADLLAGLVAMPSYVAKKFVTEGPFYQFVCDAFRFSYFLTGYASILSLCVISVERLLAVKCPLTYMMTVTHARVVIALVVIWIDSVLVSVLPFLPLSSGVPRECNYHPTSWWSVMVIITNVIIPFLFIVTCYVYIYLIARAHLAQISRERASVRETLQMTEKRTNDGRERKANITIMIVIGLFVVCWFPSSFYYFLQKVCPWCFPESFAGSRGFVNAFVKILTFTSSFCNPIIYCWRSNDFRKAFIKILLRKTRNFAESFRSRSRTSTSQSESLNEKNSKGLSKGKRRNTNGVERSHFKEGAMGSLIGSKVRNDCNNKTGSLKKATGEMINGTSGRVVKKSERICQARSESKSDSESLLSDDQDSQGIVGKNTDIAEMSWGSFVERDCLNQSEIEVSGEHTGKEVDDNFCHKNENESEINTLDGGCNNPIYNDRDLPTKAGDFGGQCDHTDEPSRDIDKFVAKNHDLSHMEGTETLDQVAVQQVNTTQVNGNDDREIFEDEVSPSNKLEISLNETGFMEGIKVIETRV